From a region of the Helianthus annuus cultivar XRQ/B chromosome 5, HanXRQr2.0-SUNRISE, whole genome shotgun sequence genome:
- the LOC110940217 gene encoding dual specificity protein kinase shkD isoform X1: MGSTTPLTASPGSVSVRNWNGDSPRVKILCSFNGSILPRPQDGKLRYVGGESRILSVPRDIRFDELMVRMKELYDGASVLKYKQPDEDLDALVSVVNDDDVTNMMEEYDKLGPGDGFARLRVFLFSNLEMDDPLHFLDGDGRDHERRYVDALNSLNEFQMGQMSPVDDVQLTEQYFNQRNFETPMGQISPVNLHHLTIPHLGPLPHQMEPPQSPVYYSPRHPGSEFPSPPSCSCYHGPYGGESADRIYVNHLSPVDHQSRSPESVPWLQPLSGEKSGFPNNMLHGTNMFDGNNVCDLCPPSFPHPYYLKESNIAMGPTAYPETHHIPLSYAHHDDRSPYIRHRHEFGNYGNFPYAYGPDNLYHANSNSLWRDIQSPVIGSPSNETSISPQQENGIFKSPLVESPPTLAAYNGVDIPDCFPVRPLKLIPNSYTLEDHHMAFELVQSTANLINCPNPNDSALGFDRSPPLVDHKAHATESLIKTEGSRLNTEVNVLHSPEKGEIKTERLIYIPEIVESVKKVALEHDEERKGGTKENVHSPADKAAAVTEETTHELDVVDAPEDLELDSDTGTESNYKIEQTKAEEEAVAKGLQTIKNDDLEEIRQLGSGTYGAVYHGKWKGSDVAIKRIKASCFSGKPTERERMIAYFWKEALMLSSLHHPNVVSFYGIVRDGPDGSLATVTEYMINGSLKQFLKKKDRTIDRRKRLIIAMDSAFGMEYLHGRNVVHFDLKCENLLVNMRDPHRPICKIGDLGLSKVKQHTMVSGGVCGTLPWMAPELLSGKSHMVTEKIDVYSFGVVMWELLTGDEPYINMDCANVIGGIVNNTLRPTIPTWCDPEWKSLMQSCWSADPQERPSFLEISRKLRTMAAAINVK; encoded by the exons ATATTGCCACGTCCACAAGACGGGAAACTTAGATATGTAGGCGGTGAGTCACGGATATTGAGTGTTCCGAGAGATATCAGGTTTGACGAACTGATGGTGAGGATGAAAGAGTTGTATGACGGTGCGAGTGTTTTGAAGTACAAGCAGCCGGATGAGGATCTTGATGCGCTTGTTTCGgttgtgaatgatgatgatgtgaCTAATATGATGGAAGAGTATGACAAATTGGGTCCGGGTGATGGGTTTGCTAGGTTACGAGTGTTTTTGTTCTCGAATTTGGAAATGGATGACCCGTTACATTTTCTTGATGGTGATGGTAGGGATCATGAAAGACGATATGTAGATGCTTTAAACAGTCTTAACGAGTTTCAAATGGGTCAAATGAGTCCTGTAGATGATGTTCAATTAACCGAACAGTACTTTAATCAGAGGAATTTTGAGACACCGATGGGTCAAATATCACCGGTCAACTTGCATCACCTAACGATCCCTCATTTGGGTCCATTGCCGCACCAAATGGAGCCTCCGCAGAGCCCGGTTTACTACTCTCCGAGACATCCCGGTAGCGAGTTTCCATCCCCACCTTCGTGTTCATGTTACCACGGTCCTTATGGTGGTGAATCGGCAGATAGAATATATGTTAATCATCTTTCACCGGTTGACCACCAGTCACGATCACCGGAAAGTGTTCCTTGGTTACAGCCATTATCCGGTGAAAAATCCGGATTTCCTAATAACATGCTTCATGGTACCAACATGTTTGATGGAAACAACGTTTGTGACCTTTGTCCCCCGTCATTTCCCCATCCGTATTACCTTAAAGAGTCGAATATTGCTATGGGTCCCACCGCATATCCAGAGACCCATCACATACCATTATCGTATGCCCATCATGATGACCGTTCGCCTTATATCCGTCATCGGCATGAGTTTGGGAACTACGGAAACTTTCCATATGCGTATGGACCCGATAATCTTTACCATGCGAATTCAAATTCTTTATGGAGAGATATTCAAAGTCCGGTAATCGGGTCTCCATCTAACGAGACGTCTATTTCACCTCAACAAGAAAACGGTATCTTCAAGAGTCCATTGGTTGAATCCCCTCCCACATTAGCAGCTTATAACGGGGTCGATATTCCCGATTGTTTTCCTGTACGCCCATTAAAGCTGATTCCAAATTCCTACACTCTAGAGGATCACCACATGGCGTTTGAACTCGTTCAGTCTACTGCTAACTTGATAAACTGTCCAAATCCTAACGATTCTGCACTTGGGTTTGACCGGTCACCGCCTTTGGTTGACCACAAAGCTCATGCAACCGAATCATTGATCAAGACCGAGGGAAGCAGGTTGAATACAGAAGTGAATGTTCTTCATTCTCCTGAAAAAGGCGAGATTAAAACCGAGAGGTTGATTTATATACCTGAAATTGTTGAATCGGTTAAGAAAGTGGCCTTAGAACATGACGAGGAAAGAAAAGGTGGAACTAAAGAAAATGTTCATTCTCCCGCTGATAAAGCCGCTGCGGTCACCGAGGAAACCACCCATGAGCTGGATGTTGTG GATGCACCGGAGGACTTGGAGTTGGATTCTGATACCGGAACTGAAAGCAATTACAAGATTGAACAAACAAAAGCCGAGGAGGAAGCTGTTGCTAAGGGACTGCAG ACCATAAAGAATGACGATTTGGAGGAAATACGCCAGCTAGGATCTGGTACATATGGAGCTGTTTATCATGGAAAATGGAAGGGTTCGGATGTTGCAATTAAAAGAATCAAAGCCAGTTGTTTCTCCGGGAAGCCTACGGAAAGGGAACGTATG ATTGCATATTTCTGGAAGGAGGCTTTGATGTTAAGTTCATTGCACCACCCGAATGTTGTATCGTTTTATGGTATAGTACGTGACGGTCCAGATGGCTCGTTGGCAACTGTAACGGAGTACATGATTAACGGATCTTTAAAACAGTTCTTAAAGAAAAAAGACAG GACTATAGATCGGCGTAAAAGACTTATAATAGCCATGGATTCTGCTTTTGGAATGGAATATTTGCATGGAAGGAATGTTGTTCACTTCGACTTAAAATGTGAAAATCTGCTGGTTAATATGAGAGATCCACACAGACCAATTTGCAAG ATAGGAGATCTTGGCTTATCAAAGGTGAAACAACACACGATGGTATCTGGTGGCGTTTGTGGAACCTTGCCTTGGATGGCACCCGAGCTTCTTAGCGGAAAAAGTCACATGGTAACTGAAAAG ATTGATGTTTATTCGTTTGGGGTGGTCATGTGGGAGCTGCTAACTGGAGACGAACCTTATATAAATATGGATTGCGCTAACGTAATTG GAGGAATTGTGAACAACACATTGCGTCCTACAATACCAACTTGGTGTGATCCTGAATGGAAATCATTAATGCAAAGTTGTTGGTCTGCTGATCCTCAAGAAAGACCATCTTTTTTGGAAATTTCTAGGAAACTAAGAACCATGGCTGCAGCAATCAATGTCAAATGA
- the LOC110940217 gene encoding uncharacterized protein LOC110940217 isoform X2 — MGSTTPLTASPGSVSVRNWNGDSPRVKILCSFNGSILPRPQDGKLRYVGGESRILSVPRDIRFDELMVRMKELYDGASVLKYKQPDEDLDALVSVVNDDDVTNMMEEYDKLGPGDGFARLRVFLFSNLEMDDPLHFLDGDGRDHERRYVDALNSLNEFQMGQMSPVDDVQLTEQYFNQRNFETPMGQISPVNLHHLTIPHLGPLPHQMEPPQSPVYYSPRHPGSEFPSPPSCSCYHGPYGGESADRIYVNHLSPVDHQSRSPESVPWLQPLSGEKSGFPNNMLHGTNMFDGNNVCDLCPPSFPHPYYLKESNIAMGPTAYPETHHIPLSYAHHDDRSPYIRHRHEFGNYGNFPYAYGPDNLYHANSNSLWRDIQSPVIGSPSNETSISPQQENGIFKSPLVESPPTLAAYNGVDIPDCFPVRPLKLIPNSYTLEDHHMAFELVQSTANLINCPNPNDSALGFDRSPPLVDHKAHATESLIKTEGSRLNTEVNVLHSPEKGEIKTERLIYIPEIVESVKKVALEHDEERKGGTKENVHSPADKAAAVTEETTHELDVVDAPEDLELDSDTGTESNYKIEQTKAEEEAVAKGLQTIKNDDLEEIRQLGSGTYGAVYHGKWKGSDVAIKRIKASCFSGKPTERERMIAYFWKEALMLSSLHHPNVVSFYGIVRDGPDGSLATVTEYMINGSLKQFLKKKDRL; from the exons ATATTGCCACGTCCACAAGACGGGAAACTTAGATATGTAGGCGGTGAGTCACGGATATTGAGTGTTCCGAGAGATATCAGGTTTGACGAACTGATGGTGAGGATGAAAGAGTTGTATGACGGTGCGAGTGTTTTGAAGTACAAGCAGCCGGATGAGGATCTTGATGCGCTTGTTTCGgttgtgaatgatgatgatgtgaCTAATATGATGGAAGAGTATGACAAATTGGGTCCGGGTGATGGGTTTGCTAGGTTACGAGTGTTTTTGTTCTCGAATTTGGAAATGGATGACCCGTTACATTTTCTTGATGGTGATGGTAGGGATCATGAAAGACGATATGTAGATGCTTTAAACAGTCTTAACGAGTTTCAAATGGGTCAAATGAGTCCTGTAGATGATGTTCAATTAACCGAACAGTACTTTAATCAGAGGAATTTTGAGACACCGATGGGTCAAATATCACCGGTCAACTTGCATCACCTAACGATCCCTCATTTGGGTCCATTGCCGCACCAAATGGAGCCTCCGCAGAGCCCGGTTTACTACTCTCCGAGACATCCCGGTAGCGAGTTTCCATCCCCACCTTCGTGTTCATGTTACCACGGTCCTTATGGTGGTGAATCGGCAGATAGAATATATGTTAATCATCTTTCACCGGTTGACCACCAGTCACGATCACCGGAAAGTGTTCCTTGGTTACAGCCATTATCCGGTGAAAAATCCGGATTTCCTAATAACATGCTTCATGGTACCAACATGTTTGATGGAAACAACGTTTGTGACCTTTGTCCCCCGTCATTTCCCCATCCGTATTACCTTAAAGAGTCGAATATTGCTATGGGTCCCACCGCATATCCAGAGACCCATCACATACCATTATCGTATGCCCATCATGATGACCGTTCGCCTTATATCCGTCATCGGCATGAGTTTGGGAACTACGGAAACTTTCCATATGCGTATGGACCCGATAATCTTTACCATGCGAATTCAAATTCTTTATGGAGAGATATTCAAAGTCCGGTAATCGGGTCTCCATCTAACGAGACGTCTATTTCACCTCAACAAGAAAACGGTATCTTCAAGAGTCCATTGGTTGAATCCCCTCCCACATTAGCAGCTTATAACGGGGTCGATATTCCCGATTGTTTTCCTGTACGCCCATTAAAGCTGATTCCAAATTCCTACACTCTAGAGGATCACCACATGGCGTTTGAACTCGTTCAGTCTACTGCTAACTTGATAAACTGTCCAAATCCTAACGATTCTGCACTTGGGTTTGACCGGTCACCGCCTTTGGTTGACCACAAAGCTCATGCAACCGAATCATTGATCAAGACCGAGGGAAGCAGGTTGAATACAGAAGTGAATGTTCTTCATTCTCCTGAAAAAGGCGAGATTAAAACCGAGAGGTTGATTTATATACCTGAAATTGTTGAATCGGTTAAGAAAGTGGCCTTAGAACATGACGAGGAAAGAAAAGGTGGAACTAAAGAAAATGTTCATTCTCCCGCTGATAAAGCCGCTGCGGTCACCGAGGAAACCACCCATGAGCTGGATGTTGTG GATGCACCGGAGGACTTGGAGTTGGATTCTGATACCGGAACTGAAAGCAATTACAAGATTGAACAAACAAAAGCCGAGGAGGAAGCTGTTGCTAAGGGACTGCAG ACCATAAAGAATGACGATTTGGAGGAAATACGCCAGCTAGGATCTGGTACATATGGAGCTGTTTATCATGGAAAATGGAAGGGTTCGGATGTTGCAATTAAAAGAATCAAAGCCAGTTGTTTCTCCGGGAAGCCTACGGAAAGGGAACGTATG ATTGCATATTTCTGGAAGGAGGCTTTGATGTTAAGTTCATTGCACCACCCGAATGTTGTATCGTTTTATGGTATAGTACGTGACGGTCCAGATGGCTCGTTGGCAACTGTAACGGAGTACATGATTAACGGATCTTTAAAACAGTTCTTAAAGAAAAAAGACAG GCTGTAA